One region of Myxococcus stipitatus genomic DNA includes:
- a CDS encoding amidohydrolase family protein, which translates to MLRSRSMSPLFVLVLGLFACAHHAPEPPRPLEESPRRGGVQVLKGARLIDGRGGAPIEDATLVVEGWTLKAVGPSDAVPVPASAQVIDLRGRTVLPGLVVNHAHLGMVDGTDSGTGHYTRENVARQVRQYEAYGVTTLVSLGFNPALFQQLQKELEEGPPHGTDILGADRGMGVPSAAPPVNVGEDQLYRPRTVDEARVAVRETASRHPALVKIWVDDFHGTMPAKMSPEVYAAIIDEAHRQGLRVAAHVYYLEDAKRLLRDGVDVLAHGVRDVPVDAELIQEMKTRGTWYVPTLGLDETFYIFAERPPFMSTPFFQHAVQPALAEQFEDEAWRMKVLGNAKTLVENKASLDMNLRNLKTLHDAGVNIGFGSDSGANPLRIPGFAEHRELELMVQAGLTPVEALTHATRDAAALLKLDDRGTLEPGKRADFIIVDGNPDADIEAVHRIVEVWHRGQRVSGRVEDFSP; encoded by the coding sequence ATGCTCCGCTCTCGTTCCATGTCGCCGCTGTTCGTCCTGGTGCTGGGGCTCTTCGCGTGTGCGCACCACGCTCCCGAGCCGCCGCGTCCCCTGGAGGAGTCGCCGCGGCGAGGCGGGGTCCAGGTGCTGAAGGGCGCGCGGCTCATCGACGGTCGAGGTGGCGCGCCCATCGAGGACGCGACGCTCGTGGTCGAGGGGTGGACGCTGAAGGCGGTGGGGCCGTCGGATGCGGTGCCGGTGCCCGCCTCCGCCCAGGTCATCGACCTGCGCGGCAGGACGGTGCTCCCGGGGCTCGTCGTGAACCACGCGCACCTGGGCATGGTGGACGGCACGGACTCGGGGACGGGGCACTACACGCGGGAGAACGTGGCGAGGCAGGTCCGCCAGTACGAGGCCTATGGCGTGACGACGCTCGTGTCGCTGGGGTTCAACCCGGCCTTGTTCCAACAGCTCCAGAAGGAGCTGGAGGAGGGGCCTCCCCATGGAACGGACATCCTGGGGGCGGACCGTGGGATGGGCGTGCCGTCGGCGGCGCCCCCGGTGAACGTGGGGGAGGACCAACTCTACCGTCCGAGGACGGTGGACGAGGCCCGGGTGGCGGTGCGCGAGACGGCGTCGAGACACCCCGCGCTGGTGAAGATCTGGGTCGACGACTTCCACGGCACGATGCCCGCGAAGATGTCACCGGAGGTCTACGCGGCCATCATCGACGAGGCGCATCGACAGGGGCTGCGGGTGGCCGCGCACGTCTACTACCTGGAGGACGCGAAGCGGCTGCTGCGGGATGGCGTGGACGTGCTCGCGCACGGCGTGCGCGACGTGCCCGTGGACGCGGAGCTCATCCAGGAGATGAAGACGCGGGGGACCTGGTACGTGCCGACGCTGGGGCTGGACGAGACGTTCTACATCTTCGCCGAGCGGCCGCCCTTCATGAGCACCCCCTTCTTCCAACACGCCGTGCAGCCCGCGCTGGCCGAGCAGTTCGAGGACGAGGCGTGGCGCATGAAGGTGCTCGGGAACGCGAAGACGCTGGTCGAGAACAAGGCCTCGCTGGACATGAATCTGCGCAACCTCAAGACGCTGCACGACGCGGGGGTGAACATCGGGTTCGGCTCCGACTCGGGCGCCAATCCCCTGCGCATCCCGGGGTTCGCGGAGCACCGGGAGCTGGAGCTGATGGTCCAGGCGGGGCTGACCCCGGTGGAGGCGTTGACGCATGCCACGCGCGACGCGGCCGCGCTGCTGAAGCTCGACGACCGGGGAACGCTCGAACCCGGCAAGCGCGCGGACTTCATCATCGTGGACGGCAATCCGGACGCGGACATCGAGGCCGTCCACCGCATCGTCGAGGTATGGCACCGGGGCCAGCGGGTGAGCGGGCGCGTGGAGGACTTCAGTCCCTGA